The following proteins are co-located in the Triticum aestivum cultivar Chinese Spring chromosome 1A, IWGSC CS RefSeq v2.1, whole genome shotgun sequence genome:
- the LOC123053164 gene encoding glycine-rich RNA-binding protein 2, mitochondrial-like: MFSWGGRVAPHTATPIGRLLNLRADFSSCSKLFVGGMSYDTNEIALKDAFSQHGDVVEVKVICHPDPVTGRSKAYGFVKFSSETEAATTLEKMSDEVLDGRSIRVPYANRG, from the exons ATGTTCAGTTGGGGAGGCAGAGTGGCGCCCCATACCGCGACTCCAATCGGGAGGTTGCTGAATCTGAGGGCCGATTTCTCCTCGTGCTCCAAATTGTTCGTCGGAG GTATGTCCTATGACACCAACGAGATCGCTCTCAAGGATGCATTCTCTCAGCATGGCGATGTTGTCGAAG TGAAAGTGATATGTCACCCGGACCCGGTGACGGGTAGATCCAAAGCTTACGGGTTCGTCAAGTTCTCTTCGGAAACGGAAGCAGCCACAACATTGGAGAAGATGAGCGATGAG GTACTTGATGGTAGGAGCATACGGGTGCCCTACGCGAACCGCGGATGA
- the LOC123053233 gene encoding uncharacterized protein produces the protein MAGRGCGGDTTRRGEPVVVRVGGGALGDGVAAEEPACCRGGGWVILWSLDVKLYDCVCLEQVYMTDFRTKLAVILVDLEFNDDDIRNRDMDDDETNTNPNDCMIVERPPNKPRASNSSSQVELMSQSFILSPFVTPTNDDLIDELCLFIIMVDDIPLLESEWVKSSQPYPISLNLRQLKNILKNDEYVDADCFNMAVRILACHDVQLARDVPVHYMDLQFCSMSHYARIPSHRDGMDIAMSAQLFDSWPDSNEYHISECDTILLPCDILGLFLLFVLDQHKKVVSILDPLSIPTFGKHIFKTMANDLNLALQAANPAFKDDILIWGCKVPNVPTNSYGPLPVIWFSI, from the exons ATGGCGGGACGAGGCTGTGGTGGGGATACGACGAGACGGGGAGAGCCCGTGGTGGTGCGGGTGGGGGGAGGGGCGCTGGGCGACGGCGTGGCGGCAGAGGAGCCGGCCTGCTGCAGAGGAGGCGGCTGG GTCATCTTGTGGTCTCTGGATGTTAAATTATATGACTGTGTTTGTCTCGAACAG GTTTATATGACAGATTTTAGAACAAAATTAGCGGTCATTTTAGTCGACTTGGAATTCAATGATGACGATATAAGAAACCGAGACATGGATGATGATGAAACCAACACGAATCCCAACGATTGTATGATTGTTGAAAGACCTCCTAACAAACCGAGAGCATCCAACTCATCGTCACAAGTTGAGCTCATGTCGCAATCATTTATCCTTTCGCCGTTTGTCACTCCAACAAACGACGACTTAATAGATgaactttgcttgttcatcatcaTGGTTGATGATATCCCGTTGCTAGA GAGCGAATGGGTGAAAAGCTCTCAACCTTATCCTATTAGTTTAAACCTGAGACAATTAAAGAACATATTAAAAAATGATGAGTACGTGGATGCCGATTGTTTTAACATGGCTGTGAGGATACTAGCATGCCACGACGTCCAGCTTGCTAGAGATGTGCCAGTGCACTATATGGATCTACAGTTCTGT TCCATGTCCCACTATGCACGAATCCCAAGTCATCGTGACGGTATGGACATTGCTATGTCGGCACAACTGTTTGATAGCTGGCCTGACAGCAATGAGTATCATATCTCCGAATGTGATACG ATTTTATTGCCTTGTGATATTCTTGGGTTATTTTTATTGTTCGTCTTGGACCAACATAAAAAGGTTGTTTCTATTCTGGACCCGCTTTCAATACCTACTTTCGGAAAGCATATATTTAAAACTATGGCCAATGATCTAAACCTTGCACTCCAAGCTGCAAACCCTGCCTTCAAGGACGACATTTTAATATGGGGATGCAAAGTTCCTAATGTTCCCACAAACTCATACGG TCCCTTGCCGGTTATTTGGTTTTCAATTTAA